In one window of Flavobacterium ginsengisoli DNA:
- the msrB gene encoding peptide-methionine (R)-S-oxide reductase MsrB — protein sequence MIKWADVIHFTNKGNPTPDKRVEKTEEEWKQILTPEEFQVTRLKGTERSFSSEMCSLFEPGIYECKCCGTLLFDASEKFESGTGWPSFTQPVKENAVGYHADRSHGMIRVEVTCNVCDSHLGHIFPDGPPPSGLRYCINAVSLSKIKE from the coding sequence ATGATAAAATGGGCAGATGTAATTCATTTTACAAATAAAGGAAATCCAACTCCAGATAAAAGAGTGGAAAAAACGGAAGAAGAATGGAAACAAATTCTAACTCCGGAAGAATTTCAGGTAACACGTTTAAAAGGAACTGAAAGGTCTTTTAGCTCAGAAATGTGCAGTTTATTTGAACCAGGAATTTACGAATGTAAATGTTGTGGCACTTTGTTATTTGATGCCAGCGAAAAGTTCGAATCTGGAACAGGATGGCCATCTTTTACACAACCTGTAAAAGAAAATGCAGTCGGATACCACGCGGATAGATCTCACGGAATGATCCGTGTTGAAGTAACCTGCAATGTCTGCGATTCGCATTTAGGTCACATTTTTCCTGATGGCCCACCTCCTAGTGGGTTACGTTACTGCATTAACGCAGTTTCTTTATCAAAAATTAAAGAATAA
- the lpxD gene encoding UDP-3-O-(3-hydroxymyristoyl)glucosamine N-acyltransferase: MRSYSIQEISEVINGVIYGSTSQSVTATEQLEKATTSEISFIGNKKYEKYWSTSNASIAVVNEDISIEPGENRAFIKVKNADLAMSQILALFAPPAPIFHNNIHKTATIDETAIIGEGAKIGAGRYIGPKVEIGANTVVYPNVTILDECTIGRNTIIWSGTVIRERCHIGSECIIHPNATIGADGFGFRPCTEKGLVKIPQIGNVIIGNGVEIGANSCVDRGKFSSTILGDGCKIDNLVQIGHNSKLGKFCIMAGNSGLAGSVTLGNGVIIGGSASIKDHTTIGDGAIIGAGSGVTGDVPAGKTMLGYPAVEARDALKQWALLKQMVCIPKKIIQFYL, encoded by the coding sequence ATGAGATCCTATTCAATTCAAGAAATTAGTGAAGTTATTAATGGCGTAATTTACGGCAGTACTTCACAAAGCGTAACTGCTACAGAACAATTAGAAAAAGCAACAACTTCGGAAATCTCATTTATCGGAAATAAAAAATACGAAAAATACTGGTCGACATCTAATGCTTCCATTGCAGTTGTAAACGAAGATATTTCAATAGAGCCTGGAGAGAATCGCGCTTTTATAAAAGTAAAAAATGCCGATTTGGCAATGTCACAAATCCTTGCCCTTTTTGCTCCCCCTGCCCCAATCTTTCATAACAATATTCATAAAACAGCCACTATAGACGAAACCGCTATAATTGGTGAAGGTGCTAAAATTGGTGCTGGTCGCTACATTGGCCCAAAAGTAGAAATTGGCGCTAATACCGTAGTTTATCCTAACGTGACCATTTTAGACGAATGCACAATTGGAAGAAACACGATTATCTGGTCTGGAACTGTTATTCGCGAACGTTGTCATATTGGAAGCGAATGCATCATTCATCCAAACGCCACAATTGGTGCAGATGGTTTTGGATTTCGTCCTTGTACAGAAAAAGGATTGGTAAAGATTCCGCAAATTGGAAATGTTATCATAGGAAATGGAGTTGAAATTGGCGCAAATTCTTGTGTTGACCGAGGAAAATTCAGCTCTACAATTCTGGGAGATGGTTGTAAAATTGACAATTTGGTCCAAATTGGACATAATAGCAAATTAGGTAAATTCTGTATTATGGCCGGAAACAGTGGTTTAGCAGGTTCTGTAACCCTAGGAAACGGAGTTATTATTGGCGGAAGCGCTTCTATAAAAGACCACACTACAATTGGAGATGGTGCAATAATTGGTGCCGGATCTGGCGTTACTGGAGATGTTCCTGCAGGAAAAACAATGCTTGGGTACCCTGCCGTTGAAGCTCGTGATGCTTTAAAACAATGGGCTTTGCTTAAACAAATGGTTTGTATTCCTAAAAAAATAATTCAATTCTATTTATAA